The Phycisphaerae bacterium sequence CGCCATAGATGAGGCAGAGGCCCCGCTCGCGGCAGCGCCGACCCCGTCGGAGCAAACGACCAATGGGATCGTTTCGGCTGTGTTCATGGCGCCTTGGCTTCCTGCCCCAGACCCTGGCTGGTCGACCGGGTGAATCGCTTGGCGACCTGATCGAATGTCAGGCGTTCGCCAGGATATCGCTTCAAGAGGTTCTCGGCCTCGTCTGCGGTTGAAGCCGCGGCGATCTTAGAGGCCATCGGTGTTTCCAGCTTATCACTGCGCACCAGGAAGGCCATTCGCGCGTTCAGCCAGGCGCGCGTATCCAGGTCGTGCGTGTACACGCTGTATGAACCGCCTGCCGGATGGTCGGACAGATAACTGAAGACGCAGTTGATGTCGTCGAATACAAGCTTGGTCACATGGCCGTCCCGCTCGAACACCAGCGCCGCGGCAAACCGCTCATCGCTCACCAACATGCGGCACGCGTCGCATTCCTGCTCGCCGTAACGGATCTGCGGGGGTGTGGTGTCGGGCTTTCGACTGCAAGCGCCCCCTCCGAGCACTGCGACAGCGGCTAATGACAAGCACATT is a genomic window containing:
- a CDS encoding nitrous oxide reductase accessory protein NosL: MIRILMCLSLAAVAVLGGGACSRKPDTTPPQIRYGEQECDACRMLVSDERFAAALVFERDGHVTKLVFDDINCVFSYLSDHPAGGSYSVYTHDLDTRAWLNARMAFLVRSDKLETPMASKIAAASTADEAENLLKRYPGERLTFDQVAKRFTRSTSQGLGQEAKAP